Within Populus trichocarpa isolate Nisqually-1 chromosome 6, P.trichocarpa_v4.1, whole genome shotgun sequence, the genomic segment CACTTCTCACTGGGATTGCTCATAACCACCACAAACACCCCAATACAAACGTGTGCAGATCTAGCTTTTTTGACAAGTGATCTTCTGCAGTATAATGATAAGGTTTAACCTTGCAATACTTTCAGTGGAAGTGTTAAAACATCTGTAGCCACTTGGAGCCATCAAAAGCTTTAACATTACTTTGCATTGGGTTAGAATAGtctaggatttctgtttattCATGATATGTATTACTCCATTTAGGGTTGACTATCGAGAGAATGCACCTTTTTGATTTGCCTTATTTAATATCAATCATGCTAACCTGTCAACAAAATGTTCCAATTATTTCTCCTACCACCATGATTTATAACTTGAGTTGTGCTTTTCCCTATGTTAGTGCTCATGTTTGAATTCTAAATGTGTATGCTTTGGCAACAAGACATTCTTAATGCTTAAAAGTTAGAATGACTTGCACCACCATTCTTTGATGCCTGACACATGAAAATGGCACCACCTGAACTCATTTGCTACAGTGGGAAATCCATATGGTATTGCAATAGACAATTTTTCTTCACTCCCAAATGATTAGACTAGAATTCGCAAAAGTTTACctatattaaattgaatatatattgtttGCTTTGAATTTTGAAGCTTTTGTCTTTCGTACTTATTTTCCTAAATAATCCGCTTCAAAAGTCAGTCGTCTTTGCCCAagtcaaaaaattagaaacctGTTCAAGAATCAATGGTCTTATTTCTTACATGATATAATGATTTGGTTTTCAGCATGCAGGTACGGAACCATGTGAGATAATGTCATTAGTCTCAAGGTTTGCTCCCTGACCTCCTGATCTACAAGTTCATTTTTGTGACAATCTAGTTCTTATACTATTTATGCTCCAGGTGGTTCTTCCCAATGGAGATGTGGTCAAGACAGCTTCTCGTGCTCGAAAGAGTGCTGCAGGGTGTGTTATCTTGTCCTTTTCTATATTAAGTCGTGTTCTCTgttgctctgtttttttccttggacGGGGGAGAGGGGAGGGGATATATAATTAATTGCAATATGGCCATCACCTGAAAAGGTAAACCTTTGGGATTATGATCCCAATCAAATTAAGGAGAGTGTTGTGGCAAATCACAGGCCAGATAATTGTTGGTGGAGCCAGCCTGcaaattttgtttgttaaatcATGCTTTGCTATTCCGGACTCATGTTTCTCCAGCTTTCAAGATGGTTGGCCATCATGCATGCGTGGAGGGTGCCCTCCATTATCCTTATTTCAATTGCTTTAGAGGGTTTCTTATTTTATTGCATATTCAGAGAAGTCAACTCTTAACCTTATTGGATCTATTACTTTACACATGATTTGACTTGACTGGTGATTGGAAGTGAAGGGATCCTTGGTGTAACAACAGAGGTCACTCTATGGCCTCAGAAAATTCCACTGCATTTAGTGGTACCTTCATCCTTTCTTTGTTTGGAAGaaccccccctttttttttaattttttttccctttcctttcctttttttcatttgtttgtttgttttttagagatGGACAATTGTATATCAAGAACACAAACATAGAATTATGATGGCAGCGGACAAGCGAGAGTGAAAGTTCTGGTAGTTCTTGTTATTTTTGGTTGCTTGAAGTTTGTCATGCTGAAGTAATTATCACACTCTTATGTAAAAACATTAATCAGAAATATATGAGAAGTTTTGTTCATTGAGCATCATAATCTTACTTTAAACCACCTTTTAAAGTTGCAgttattttcttcttggaaATTGATAAACTCTTGTTCTCTGTATTAATTCTCCACTACATATGTTTATTACAGATATAGATGCatttgttaattgatttcataACATTTCAGGTTACAATGTACAATTTCCTTACAATTAAGGATGCAGCTGATGTTGCTATTGACACTATGCTGTCTGGTATACAGGTAGAACTTGATGCAAATTATGTCCATGCATTCAATGCTTTATGGATTATCCATTCTTTATCATCAGGTGTCAGGAGCTATTGGATGAGGTCCAAGTGAGGGCTGTCAATATTGCTAATGAGAATAATTTAACTGAACTCCcaactttgatttttgaattcatATGCACTGGCAAGTATGTCTTTTCATGTGACTTGCTTCTTGTTTATGTTTATTCTTGGATAAAATCCAGTATTTTAATGGAAGGGATTGAACCATTGAACCCATTCTCTGGAATATGGTAATTGCTAATAGTTATTTGAAATTTCCTTGGTATCCTTAGGAATTATGC encodes:
- the LOC7479496 gene encoding uncharacterized protein LOC7479496, with product MLTGRAWCSNRGNVCYSLLWFYSCEHAGTEPCEIMSLVSRWFFPMEMWSRQLLVLERVLQGILGVTTEVTLWPQKIPLHLVRWTIVYQEHKHRIMMAADKRE